The following nucleotide sequence is from Streptomyces pactum.
CGCGGTGAACACGGTGGAGTGGCGCCAGGTGGCGACCAGGTGGAGCCGGAGCGCGGTCTCGCCGGCGGCCGCGGCCTCCTTGGTGTGGACGTCGACGCAGAAGCCGCAGCCGTTGAGCTGGCTCACCCGCAGCTCCACCAGCTCCCGCAGGGTCTTCGGCAGCGTCGACCGCTCCAGGGGCAGCGCGGCGTTGTAGAACCGCTGGGCGACCTTGGCCGCGGTCGGGCTGTCGAACAGGTTGAAACGGGGTTCCATGGTCTCTTCCTCACTCGTGGGTCCGGGTGCCGCGCGGATCGTCCGCGGCGTCCTGCCGGACACGGGATGCCGGCCGCCCCGCCTCTGTGACGGCACGGACCTGTGACGTGGCCCACCCGTCACGGCTGTCACAGGAGGGCCGCGGCCGGCGTCCTGTGCGCGACACGTCCGGGAGCGATCAGGGGGAGCCGACGATGAGCGAGCACAGCCGGGAGACGGGGACCACCGCCGGGCCGCCCCCGCCCGACGGTCGGCCGGACACCGCCACCGAGGCCTTCGTCGCCCACCGCAGCCTGCTGTTCACCGTCGCCTACGAGATGCTGGGCTCCGCCGCCGACGCCGAGGACGTGGTGCAGGAGACGTGGCTGCGCTGGGTGGGCGTGGACCTCGGCACGGTGCGGGACCGGCGGGCCTACCTGGTCCGGATGACCACCCGTCAGGCCCTGACCCGGCTCCGCACGCTCCGCCGGCGCAGGGAGACCTACACCGGCCCCTGGCTGCCCGAACCGCTGCTGACCGCGCCCGACGTGGCCGAGGACGTGGCGCTCGCCGACAGCATCTCGATGGCGATGCTGCTGGTGCTGGAGACCCTCTCCCCGACCGAGCGGGCGGTGTTCGTGCTGCGCGACGTCTTCGCGCTGGAGTACGGCGAGATCGCGGAGGCCGTCGGCAGGCGTCCGGCCGCGGTCCGGCAGATCGCGCACCGGGCGCGGGCGCACGTCGCCGCCCGCCGGCCGCGCGAGGTCGTCTCCCCGGCCGAGACCCGCGGCGCGCTGGAGGCGTTCCGGCGGGCCGTCGAGACGGGAGACCTGCAGCGCCTGCTCGACATGATCGCGCCGGATGTCGTGCTGCTGACCGACGGGGGCGGCACCGTGCCGGCCGCGCCGGCGCCCGTCGTGGGCGCCGACCGGGTGGCCGGGGTGCTGGGCGGGATCGACGCCGCGATGTCGATGCGGCCGGCCGAGGTCAACGGCTGTCCGGCGCTCCTCCTGCGGCGGGACGGCAGGCTCGACACCGTCCTGGCGGTGCGGATGGACGGCGGTCTCATCACCGGGCTCTACGCCGTGCGCAATCCCCAGAAGCTGTCCTGCCTCGACCGGGAGACCGCGGTGAGCCGCTGACGCCACGGGCCGACTCCGTTGCCGTGGAGGGGCGGGCGGGGTCGCACCGCCTTCCCCGCGGGGCGGTCAGGGCCGCGCCGCCCTCCCCGCCCGGCGGTCGGGCCGCAGCGCACCGCGCCGCCCTGCCCGTCCGGTGGCCGGCCTCCCCGACCGGCGGCCGCTCGGCGCAGGCCGCCGCCCGCGACGGTGAGCGGGCGTGGCGCGGCGACCGCGGGTGGTCAATTGCGGGCGTGGGCGGCGGGACGGGCATCCCTCCGCGGTCACTTCAGCACACCCGGCGGGCGGGTTCCCGTCCCCGCTCCGGGAAAGTTGTGGAAGCACTTGGGAAAGTTCGATAAGGAGAATTTGATAAACCGTTGCCAGCACTGGCCCGCCCCGGGGCACACTTCATCGCGGCGCGCCCGCGAGTGGCGCTTTTCCGGCGTCCGGAACGGCCTTCACGGCAATCGGCGCAGCGGCACCACCGGATACCGCGCCAGAGTTTTCCGGCGGCTATCGAAGAATCCATTGCGGCACCTCGGGGAGAAGTCCGGGAGCTGCTAGGTTCGCCGGGCCAAACCCTTTATGCCTCCAGGGAGTCCGGGGTGCCCAGGTTCTTGTTCCGCCCGCGACCGCCGTCGGCGCCGCCGGCCGGCCGCTCCCGGCCGCGCGCCCGGTACCGGGCCCCCGCGGCGCCCCGCCGCTCCCGGTCCGGAGCCGCGTACGCCCTGCCCGGACGGTGTCCCGGCGCCTGGCACCCGCGGCCCGGGCACTACGGACCGGCACGCTCCACCGGTCGGGCGGCGCAAGCCACAGGGCGCCACGGGCCGGAAGGCGCCGGATCCCTTTATCCGGTGTCCGGCGACTGATTCCTGTGCTGTGACAAAGGAATGCGCGTCCGGCCGGAAACGCGTCGGCGCACCGGCGAAGGCACTGCCCGGCGGTGCCGTCCGCGCAACGTAGATCCCGGGCCGCCGAGGAAGAACGGCCCGCCCGACCAGAACTCCACGAACCGCAGCCAAATGCCGACCCGGCCCGGCCTTCCCGACCCGGAGGACAGGCCGTCGCCCGGTCGGACAACCGTCGGATGGGGAAGCCTGTGACCGCGCACGACATCGAATA
It contains:
- a CDS encoding carboxymuconolactone decarboxylase family protein; this encodes MEPRFNLFDSPTAAKVAQRFYNAALPLERSTLPKTLRELVELRVSQLNGCGFCVDVHTKEAAAAGETALRLHLVATWRHSTVFTAAERAALALAEEGTRLGDRGVSDETWAAVREHYDDDQVGALVCLVSLINAATRMNVIVHNPGGSYEPGMFADLSD
- a CDS encoding RNA polymerase sigma-70 factor, whose amino-acid sequence is MSEHSRETGTTAGPPPPDGRPDTATEAFVAHRSLLFTVAYEMLGSAADAEDVVQETWLRWVGVDLGTVRDRRAYLVRMTTRQALTRLRTLRRRRETYTGPWLPEPLLTAPDVAEDVALADSISMAMLLVLETLSPTERAVFVLRDVFALEYGEIAEAVGRRPAAVRQIAHRARAHVAARRPREVVSPAETRGALEAFRRAVETGDLQRLLDMIAPDVVLLTDGGGTVPAAPAPVVGADRVAGVLGGIDAAMSMRPAEVNGCPALLLRRDGRLDTVLAVRMDGGLITGLYAVRNPQKLSCLDRETAVSR